Within Malus domestica chromosome 04, GDT2T_hap1, the genomic segment TAAATATATgaagcaatcttcaattctatTAGTAACAACTCAGTACAAAGAACTAGAATACCCAACTAAAAGATATACAAGATCACAAATCTCCATTGCAACTCCCCACCTCAAGAGTAAAATTGTTGTTTCTATAGCAGCTTGGGTTTAGACGTCGAAAAGCTTACCTCCACTTCACCCAGAACCATCTCTGCATCCCCAACCTAGCGCAAGACAGTACCTATCATGTGTCCTCTACCTTCGTTTCTTGCATATGTAGTTACGTACAACCGCGATTTTGATGAGAAAACGAGTTTGTGAGGAATCTGATCACTCATTGAGTTACATGGAGAAATTCAGTTTTCACATGTTGAGAAACATATTTCTTGTAACTAAGGCTGTTCCGAAAAAGATGCAACCAAAAGACGGTTGCAAGCTTGCTGAAGTGGATATTGATGTGTTGAAACCGGGAGGGCTGTCGGGCTCAAATTCTGGCATGGTTCCTGAAGGAGTCGGGTTGCTTGAGTTCAAACCCGAAGGCGGAGTACCGGAGCTGCAAGTAGAGATGATATTAGTGATAGACTTGGAAATGTAGTTGGAGTTTGAAAGTCATGAGATACAACACTATACATACCCAAATACACCTACATACCCAAATACACCTTCTCCTGGTGGTGGAAATGATGTGATTGCTGGCGTTGGAGCCGACGTTGGTGGTGGAATTGTCGATGTTGGTGGTGGAGTTGTTGACGTTGGCGGTGGATTGGTTGTTGTCTGATTACGAGTTGGTGTTGGTGGCGGAGTTGTTGACGTTGGTGGTGGAATTGTCGATGTTGGTGGTGGAATtgttgatggtggtggtggattCGTAGTTGGTGACGATGGTGGTGGAATTGTCGATGTTGGTGGTGGAATtgttgatggtggtggtggattCGTAGTTGTCTGATTCGGAGTTGGTGACGTTGGTGGTGGAATTGTCGATGGTGGTGGCGGAATtgttgatggtggtggtggattCGTTGTTGTTTGATTCGGAGTTGGTGACGTTGGTGGTGGAATTGTCGATGGTGGTGGCGGAATtgttgatggtggtggtggattCGTTGTTGTCTGATTCGAAGTTGGTGTTGTTGGGGttgaggatgatgatgatgcaTAAATGCAGGAACCAGTGCCTGTTCAAGAAATACATTGGCCTCAGATGTACATATTCTAAACTACACAGGAGGGAAATTCGAACTAGGGTGCAAGAGATCGGACGCACTGCCTGGACCAATTAGCCTAACCCAAAGTCTAAGTCCTCTTTGAGCTTGCTTCTAATGACCAAAACCAAGCCTTACCATGTTTGGCACAAAAAACTTAAAAGCGATTCTTAGTCATGGAACTGCATTCTTTACAAGgaggaaaaaaattcaaagtgcCGGTATTCAAGCAAGTACCTCACATGTCATAATTCAAGTGGAGAGACACGAAAAAATATATCGTTCCTCCACTTGTAATATGACATGTGGAGTACCACTTGGATGCCTGGCACTGGAAAAATCTCTCCTAAACAAAATCTCCAACCAGCCTTCAATTGATGTATAGTATAAATCATAtggaagaaacaaaaagtactgatgaatgaaatatttttcttacTTGGATTAGCAGAAACCGTTGTGGCAACCCCACCAAAGTCACAGCTAGTTGACACAGGATGCTTCTGATAGTAGCTGTTGAATGCATAAGAGGCATGATTCTGTAGAGAATTTGGATCGTAACAGCTCCCACCCTGCTGGATCTGTGAGCAATCTACACCTCCCATTCCACATGCATAATCCAAAGCTGCCTGAAGTGCTGCTTGTGGTGCTCCACTCTTTGCCACACACCAGCTCTGCCCTGGAACTGCAGGAGCATTAGAAGTTGCGGGAGGTGTGACCGGATTCGTGACGGGTGGTGTTGTGGAGGGAACACCTCCAGGTGGCGGTGGGTAAGTTGTCGCAGGGTTAGTAGTTGGTGGGGCTGTGGCTGGATTGGTAACTGGCAATGGTGGACTCACAGGGTTTGAGGGAGGAGGTGTGGCGGAGGAAACTTCCACGGGGGTGGCAGGGTTAACCGGAGTTATTGTTACTGGGTTTGTAGCGGGGACAGTACTGACATTGTTTGGGGAGGAGTTGTATGGAGAAGTTGTTGGTAGTAGTGGTGTTGAATTTGTAGGGAAGATTGTTGGTGAGCCATACACATCATGTGAAGTTGTTTTCGGGTGGAGATCGCTCAGGAGTTCCCTGCTGGAAGAAGGAAATATCTGTTCCTCTTCTCTTTTGAGCTCTTTCTGTCCAAAATTTTCCATGCAATCTACTTCTGCATATAACCCTACTAACCTACTTGCAATCTGAGTCTCGTTTTCTAGAGCTTTTGAAACCTTGTCGGCGAATTGAGCCACTTCAGTTGTATTGGGAACTGCTGGACTTTTGATTGTCAAAACCATTGGGACTTCACTACAAGTCAGAACGGAATGAGCAAGGCCGGCTTTTTCGATCATTGACCGAACAAATTTGTCGCCCATGCTCAATTCTTTGTCGATATTTGCTTCTATAACGACGGATCTCACTTCATTGATAAAACTACAGATACTATGCAGGTCTCTTTCATTTCCGCTTCTCAAATTCTCAAGAAATGACAAAGAAAATGCTACTGACACCTTAATTCTTCGGTCGAAGGGAGGACTAGTGAGGACAGCGTGTAGGGTTTTGAGGCTGGATAAAACCCTAGGCAGACTAGATTTTCTTGTATAATCATTGCCTTTAATTGCTACGATGCTTTTGATGTCTACTTGCGAGATAAAAGGCATTATGTGCGTTTTCAACCAtgattttgaggaagattcGGAGCTGATTATGTTTTCGACCTGCCTCTCATTCAAGTAGAGATCAACAGCTACACCGGTTTTGGACAGAGTACTTAAGGCCCTAGGATCTTCGACAAAGACTCGAATCTGAGACGGGTTGATCTTGTTTTGCTTCAGGAATGATAATGTCCTTCCAGGTGATGAAACTGCAGTGTTTCCACTTGCATGATATGAGAAACCCACCAGGGTTCCTGTTGGATgtgaaaaaaaagaggaaaaaatgaCAGAAACTTCAAATTACTTTAACTGATAGTTCTAGCTGTAACCAGTTATAACCCAAATTTATACAAACAAGAACTGatcagaaaatgaaaaatgcATATCCAACTTCAAATTGATCAGTGTGTTCATCGAAATGGAATCTGACATAACTGACGTTTCGAGTAAGTGTGCACACAATCTTCTCCAGTCCGAAGAAATGATTCAACAAAATAACGAACGAGTCAAAAAGTAAAAACTTATTACTTACCTGATGAACAgcaagagaggagagagaggaagaacaaGAATAGGCACTTAGAAGCTGCATTGGCCATGATTTTGTGAGGTGTTTCTGGGATTCCAAGGAAAGACTAGGCCGGATTTTAAATGCGATTCATAAGCGTCCTTACTGAAGCGCTAACGAGCAACAGCGAACGGGGATGCTTTTAAAAACATTGCACGTAGAAATGGAGTGAATTTAAACCAGTGGAGAGCGCAAAGTGTATGAAGACAAAGgtggcaaaaaagaaaaagtgacaAAAGTGAGTCgaatgatgaagaaaataagTTTCCTTTGTGACTAAGGTTCATGAGAAACATTGGAAAGAATCAAACCATGATGCTTTTGTGCTTCTTTATCTTTCCTAAAGAGAGAGATgagtctttaaaaaaaaaaaaaaaaaaaaaaaaagaaagaagagagatgagGAGCCGATGAAGATTTAAAGTTGGCGCTAAAAAGTATTAAGATTAATTCAGATCACCATGATGATTAAGGCTGTCGGCAGTGTTACTAATAAAGAAATTATTTCCGCAAAGTTATTTCTGTACATCCCCTAATTTATGAtctttaaattgaataaaatcaaagaaaaaaagggtacaAAAGTATAGAGGGGTTTACGGGGGAAGAGAATAGGGAtgtaaaaattattttcttaggGTAAAACGAGGTTTAACCCCTTAAACTATTATCACAGTTGAAATTGACCACTTGAAttaattttttggtaaattaaccccTTGAATTATTTAAATCAGCTAATTAACCCATTGCTTTTAGATTCCGTCCACCACTCCGTCAAATTCAAGGGAAAATTAGTCATTTTATTATCAATTCTTACTTGTCAATGATAACTACGAATAAAATTATGATACATGAACACAAAATAATGCGTTAAACATATATCATAataagaaaacagaaaaaaccCGAACGTTTACTTAAAGGACTATTTTACATTGTCATTACACATTATTTTCTGTTCATATGTCATAAATTTATTGGTGGTTATAGTTGacaagtaagaattgatgaTGGAAAAATTAATTTGCCCTTGAATTTGACGAAATAGTGGATGGAATCTACCGGCAATgggttaattggctaatttcaaatagttcatggagttaatttaccaaaaaaatagttcAGGAGGTTAATTTCAATTAGAGTAATAGTTTAAGGGGTCAAATAGCAATTTACCCTTTTTCTtatcaaataacattttattAGTGTTAGTAAGTGGTCTCATTGTATTGA encodes:
- the LOC103427671 gene encoding glucan endo-1,3-beta-glucosidase 3-like isoform X2; this translates as MANAASKCLFLFFLSLLSCCSSGTLVGFSYHASGNTAVSSPGRTLSFLKQNKINPSQIRVFVEDPRALSTLSKTGVAVDLYLNERQVENIISSESSSKSWLKTHIMPFISQVDIKSIVAIKGNDYTRKSSLPRVLSSLKTLHAVLTSPPFDRRIKVSVAFSLSFLENLRSGNERDLHSICSFINEVRSVVIEANIDKELSMGDKFVRSMIEKAGLAHSVLTCSEVPMVLTIKSPAVPNTTEVAQFADKVSKALENETQIASRLVGLYAEVDCMENFGQKELKREEEQIFPSSSRELLSDLHPKTTSHDVYGSPTIFPTNSTPLLPTTSPYNSSPNNVSTVPATNPVTITPVNPATPVEVSSATPPPSNPVSPPLPVTNPATAPPTTNPATTYPPPPGGVPSTTPPVTNPVTPPATSNAPAVPGQSWCVAKSGAPQAALQAALDYACGMGGVDCSQIQQGGSCYDPNSLQNHASYAFNSYYQKHPVSTSCDFGGVATTVSANPSTGSCIYASSSSSTPTTPTSNQTTTNPPPPSTIPPPPSTIPPPTSPTPNQTTTNPPPPSTIPPPPSTIPPPTSPTPNQTTTNPPPPSTIPPPTSTIPPPSSPTTNPPPPSTIPPPTSTIPPPTSTTPPPTPTRNQTTTNPPPTSTTPPPTSTIPPPTSAPTPAITSFPPPGEGVFGSGTPPSGLNSSNPTPSGTMPEFEPDSPPGFNTSISTSASLQPSFGCIFFGTALVTRNMFLNM
- the LOC103427671 gene encoding glucan endo-1,3-beta-glucosidase 3-like isoform X1, with amino-acid sequence MANAASKCLFLFFLSLLSCCSSGTLVGFSYHASGNTAVSSPGRTLSFLKQNKINPSQIRVFVEDPRALSTLSKTGVAVDLYLNERQVENIISSESSSKSWLKTHIMPFISQVDIKSIVAIKGNDYTRKSSLPRVLSSLKTLHAVLTSPPFDRRIKVSVAFSLSFLENLRSGNERDLHSICSFINEVRSVVIEANIDKELSMGDKFVRSMIEKAGLAHSVLTCSEVPMVLTIKSPAVPNTTEVAQFADKVSKALENETQIASRLVGLYAEVDCMENFGQKELKREEEQIFPSSSRELLSDLHPKTTSHDVYGSPTIFPTNSTPLLPTTSPYNSSPNNVSTVPATNPVTITPVNPATPVEVSSATPPPSNPVSPPLPVTNPATAPPTTNPATTYPPPPGGVPSTTPPVTNPVTPPATSNAPAVPGQSWCVAKSGAPQAALQAALDYACGMGGVDCSQIQQGGSCYDPNSLQNHASYAFNSYYQKHPVSTSCDFGGVATTVSANPSTGSCIYASSSSSTPTTPTSNQTTTNPPPPSTIPPPPSTIPPPTSPTPNQTTTNPPPPSTIPPPPSTIPPPTSPTPNQTTTNPPPPSTIPPPTSTIPPPSSPTTNPPPPSTIPPPTSTIPPPTSTTPPPTPTRNQTTTNPPPTSTTPPPTSTIPPPTSAPTPAITSFPPPGEGVFGYVGVFGSGTPPSGLNSSNPTPSGTMPEFEPDSPPGFNTSISTSASLQPSFGCIFFGTALVTRNMFLNM